A window from Theropithecus gelada isolate Dixy chromosome 1, Tgel_1.0, whole genome shotgun sequence encodes these proteins:
- the RBM15 gene encoding RNA-binding protein 15 isoform X1: MRTAGRDPVPRRSPRWRRAVPLCETSAGRRVDQLRGDDLRGPATMKGKERSPVKAKRSRGGEDSTSRGERSKKLGGSGGSNGSSSGKTDSGGGSRRSLHLDKSSSRGGSREYDTGGGSSSSRLHSYSSPSTKNSSGGGESRSSSRGGGGESRSSGAASSAPGGGDGAEYKTLKISELGSQLSDEAVEDGLFHEFKRFGDVSVKISHLSGSGSGDERVAFVNFRRPEDARAAKHARGRLVLYDRPLKIEAVYVSRRRSRSPLDKDTYPPSASVVGASVGGHRHPPGGGGGQRSLSPGGAALGYRDYRLQQLALGRLPPPPPPPLPRELERERDYPFYERVRPAYSLEPRVGAGAGAAPFREVDEISPEDDQRANRTLFLGNLDITVTESDLRRAFDRFGVITEVDIKRPSRGQTSTYGFLKFENLDMSHRAKLAMSGKIIIRNPIKIGYGKATPTTRLWVGGLGPWVPLAALAREFDRFGTIRTIDYRKGDSWAYIQYESLDAAHAAWTHMRGFPLGGPDRRLRVDFADTEHRYQQQYLQPLPLTHYELVTDAFGHRAPDPLRGARDRTPPLLYRDRDRDLYPDSDWVPPPPPVRERSTRTAATSVPAYEPLDSLDRRRDGWSLDRDRGDRDLPSSRDQPRKRRLPEESGGRHLDRSPESDRPRKRHCAPSPDRSPELSSSRDRYNSDNDRSSRLLLERPSPIRDRRGSLEKSQGDKRDRKNSASAERDRKHRTTAPTEGKSPLKKEDRSDGSAPSTSTASCKLKSPSQKQDGGTAPAAAASPKLCLAWQGMLLLKNSNFPSNMHLLQGDLQVASSLLVEGSTGGKVAQLKITQRLRLDQPKLDEVTRRIKVAGPNGYAILLAVPGSSDSRSSSSSAASDTATSTQRPLRNLVSYLKQKQAAGVISLPVGGNKDKENTGVLHAFPPCEFSQQFLDSPAKALAKSEEDYLVMIIVRVFGFEIGVRYENKKRENMALTLL; encoded by the exons ATGAGGACTGCGGGGCGGGACCCTGTGCCGCGGCGGAGTCCAAGATGGCGGCGTGCGGTTCCGCTGTGTGAAACGAGCGCGGGGCGGCGGGTTGATCAGCTCCGCGGAGACGACCTCCGAGGACCCGCAACAATGAAGGGAAAAGAGCGCTCGCCAGTCAAGGCCAAACGCTCCCGTGGTGGTGAGGACTCGACTTCCCGCGGAGAGCGGAGCAAGAAGTTAGGGGGCTCTGGTGGCAGCAATGGGAGCAGCAGCGGAAAGACCGATAGCGGCGGCGGGTCGCGGCGGAGTCTCCACCTGGACAAGTCCAGCAGTCGAGGTGGCAGCCGCGAGTATGACACCGGTGGGGGCAGCTCCAGTAGCCGCTTGCATAGTTATAGCTCCCCGAGCACCAAAAATTCTTCGGGCGGGGGCGAGTCGCGCAGCAGCTCCCGGGGTGGAGGCGGGGAGTCACGTTCCTCTGGGGCCGCCTCCTCAGCTCCCGGCGGCGGGGACGGCGCGGAATACAAGACTCTGAAGATAAGCGAGTTGGGGTCCCAGCTTAGTGACGAAGCGGTGGAGGACGGCCTGTTTCATGAGTTCAAACGTTTCGGTGATGTAAGTGTCAAAATCAGTCATCTGTCGGGTTCTGGCAGCGGGGATGAGCGGGTAGCCTTTGTGAACTTCCGGCGGCCAGAGGACGCGCGGGCGGCCAAGCATGCCAGAGGCCGCCTGGTGCTCTATGACCGGCCTCTGAAGATAGAAGCTGTGTATGTGAGCCGGCGCCGCAGCCGCTCCCCTTTAGACAAAGATACTTATCCTCCTTCAGCCAGCGTGGTCGGGGCCTCTGTAGGTGGTCACCGGCACCCCCCTGGAGGTGGTGGAGGCCAGAGATCACTTTCCCCTGGTGGCGCTGCTTTGGGATACAGAGACTACCGGCTGCAGCAGTTGGCTCTTGGCCGCCTGCCCCCTCCACCTCCGCCACCATTGCCTCGAGagctggagagagaaagagactacCCGTTCTATGAGAGAGTGCGCCCTGCATACAGTCTTGAGCCAAGGGTGGGAGCTGGAGCAGGTGCTGCTCCTTTCAGAGAAGTGGATGAGATTTCACCCGAGGATGATCAGCGAGCTAACCGGACGCTTTTCTTGGGCAACCTAGACATCACTGTAACGGAGAGTGATCTAAGAAGGGCGTTTGATCGCTTTGGAGTCATCACAGAAGTAGATATCAAGAGGCCTTCTCGCGGCCAGACTAGTACTTACGGCTTTCTCAAATTTGAGAACTTAGATATGTCTCACCGGGCCAAATTAGCAATGTCCGGCAAAATTATAATTCGGAATCCTATCAAAATTGGTTATGGTAAAGCTACACCCACCACCCGCCTCTGGGTGGGAGGCCTGGGACCTTGGGTTCCTCTTGCTGCCCTGGCACGAGAATTTGATCGATTTGGCACCATACGCACCATAGACTACCGAAAAGGTGATAGTTGGGCATATATCCAGTATGAAAGCCTGGATGCAGCGCATGCTGCCTGGACCCATATGCGGGGCTTCCCACTTGGTGGCCCAGATCGACGCCTTAGAGTAGACTTTGCCGACACCGAACATCGTTACCAGCAGCAGtatctgcagcctctgcccttgACTCATTATGAGCTGGTGACAGATGCTTTTGGACATCGGGCACCTGACCCTTTGAGGGGTGCTCGGGATAGGACACCACCCTTACTATACAGAGATCGTGATAGGGACCTTTATCCTGACTCTGATTGggtgccacccccacccccagtccgAGAACGCAGCACTCGGACTGCAGCTACTTCTGTGCCTGCTTACGAGCCACTGGATAGCCTTGATCGCAGGCGGGATGGTTGGTCCTTGGACCGGGACAGAGGTGATCGAGATCTGCCCAGCAgcagagaccagcctaggaagcGAAGGCTGCCTGAGGAGAGTGGAGGACGTCATCTGGATAGGTCTCCTGAGAGTGACCGCCCACGAAAACGTCACTGCGCTCCTTCTCCTGACCGCAGTCCAGAATTGAGCAGTAGCCGGGATCGTTACAACAGCGACAATGATCGATCTTCCCGTCTTCTCTTGGAAAGGCCCTCTCCAATCAGAGACAGACGAGGTAGTTTGGAGAAGAGCCAGGGTGACAAGCGAGACCGTAAAAACTCTGCATCAGCTGAACGAGATAGGAAGCACCGAACAACTGCTCCCACTGAGGGAAAAAGCCCTCTGAAAAAAGAAGACCGCTCTGATGGGAGTGCACCTAGCACCAGCACTGCTTCCTGCAAGCTGAAGTCCCCGTCCCAGAAACAGGATGGGGGGACAGCCCCTGCGGCAGCAGCCTCTCCCAAACTCTGTTTGGCCTGGCAGGGCATGCTTCTACTGAAGAACAGCAACTTTCCTTCCAACATGCATCTGTTGCAGGGTGACCTCCAAGTGGCTAGTAGTCTTCTTGTGGAGGGTTCAACTGGAGGCAAAGTGGCCCAGCTCAAGATCACTCAGCGTCTCCGTTTGGATCAGCCCAAGTTGGATGAAGTAACTCGACGCATCAAAGTAGCAGGGCCCAATGGTTATGCCATTCTTCTGGCTGTGCCTGGAAGTTCTGACAGCcggtcctcctcttcctcagctgCATCAGACACTGCCACTTCTACTCAGAGGCCACTTAGGAACCTTGTGTCCTATTTAAAGCAAAAGCAGGCAGCCGGGGTGATCAGCCTCCCTGTGGGGGGCAACAAAGACAAGGAAAACACCGGGGTCCTTCATGCCTTCCCACCTTGTGAGTTCTCCCAGCAGTTCCTGGATTCCCCTGCCAAGGCACTGGCCAAATCTGAAGAAGATTACCTGGTCATGATCATTGTCCGTG TGTTTGGTTTTGAGATAGGAGTTAGGTATGAgaacaagaagagagaaaacatggCGCTGACCTTGTTATAG
- the RBM15 gene encoding RNA-binding protein 15 isoform X2: MRTAGRDPVPRRSPRWRRAVPLCETSAGRRVDQLRGDDLRGPATMKGKERSPVKAKRSRGGEDSTSRGERSKKLGGSGGSNGSSSGKTDSGGGSRRSLHLDKSSSRGGSREYDTGGGSSSSRLHSYSSPSTKNSSGGGESRSSSRGGGGESRSSGAASSAPGGGDGAEYKTLKISELGSQLSDEAVEDGLFHEFKRFGDVSVKISHLSGSGSGDERVAFVNFRRPEDARAAKHARGRLVLYDRPLKIEAVYVSRRRSRSPLDKDTYPPSASVVGASVGGHRHPPGGGGGQRSLSPGGAALGYRDYRLQQLALGRLPPPPPPPLPRELERERDYPFYERVRPAYSLEPRVGAGAGAAPFREVDEISPEDDQRANRTLFLGNLDITVTESDLRRAFDRFGVITEVDIKRPSRGQTSTYGFLKFENLDMSHRAKLAMSGKIIIRNPIKIGYGKATPTTRLWVGGLGPWVPLAALAREFDRFGTIRTIDYRKGDSWAYIQYESLDAAHAAWTHMRGFPLGGPDRRLRVDFADTEHRYQQQYLQPLPLTHYELVTDAFGHRAPDPLRGARDRTPPLLYRDRDRDLYPDSDWVPPPPPVRERSTRTAATSVPAYEPLDSLDRRRDGWSLDRDRGDRDLPSSRDQPRKRRLPEESGGRHLDRSPESDRPRKRHCAPSPDRSPELSSSRDRYNSDNDRSSRLLLERPSPIRDRRGSLEKSQGDKRDRKNSASAERDRKHRTTAPTEGKSPLKKEDRSDGSAPSTSTASCKLKSPSQKQDGGTAPAAAASPKLCLAWQGMLLLKNSNFPSNMHLLQGDLQVASSLLVEGSTGGKVAQLKITQRLRLDQPKLDEVTRRIKVAGPNGYAILLAVPGSSDSRSSSSSAASDTATSTQRPLRNLVSYLKQKQAAGVISLPVGGNKDKENTGVLHAFPPCEFSQQFLDSPAKALAKSEEDYLVMIIVRAKLVEQRMKIWNSKL, encoded by the exons ATGAGGACTGCGGGGCGGGACCCTGTGCCGCGGCGGAGTCCAAGATGGCGGCGTGCGGTTCCGCTGTGTGAAACGAGCGCGGGGCGGCGGGTTGATCAGCTCCGCGGAGACGACCTCCGAGGACCCGCAACAATGAAGGGAAAAGAGCGCTCGCCAGTCAAGGCCAAACGCTCCCGTGGTGGTGAGGACTCGACTTCCCGCGGAGAGCGGAGCAAGAAGTTAGGGGGCTCTGGTGGCAGCAATGGGAGCAGCAGCGGAAAGACCGATAGCGGCGGCGGGTCGCGGCGGAGTCTCCACCTGGACAAGTCCAGCAGTCGAGGTGGCAGCCGCGAGTATGACACCGGTGGGGGCAGCTCCAGTAGCCGCTTGCATAGTTATAGCTCCCCGAGCACCAAAAATTCTTCGGGCGGGGGCGAGTCGCGCAGCAGCTCCCGGGGTGGAGGCGGGGAGTCACGTTCCTCTGGGGCCGCCTCCTCAGCTCCCGGCGGCGGGGACGGCGCGGAATACAAGACTCTGAAGATAAGCGAGTTGGGGTCCCAGCTTAGTGACGAAGCGGTGGAGGACGGCCTGTTTCATGAGTTCAAACGTTTCGGTGATGTAAGTGTCAAAATCAGTCATCTGTCGGGTTCTGGCAGCGGGGATGAGCGGGTAGCCTTTGTGAACTTCCGGCGGCCAGAGGACGCGCGGGCGGCCAAGCATGCCAGAGGCCGCCTGGTGCTCTATGACCGGCCTCTGAAGATAGAAGCTGTGTATGTGAGCCGGCGCCGCAGCCGCTCCCCTTTAGACAAAGATACTTATCCTCCTTCAGCCAGCGTGGTCGGGGCCTCTGTAGGTGGTCACCGGCACCCCCCTGGAGGTGGTGGAGGCCAGAGATCACTTTCCCCTGGTGGCGCTGCTTTGGGATACAGAGACTACCGGCTGCAGCAGTTGGCTCTTGGCCGCCTGCCCCCTCCACCTCCGCCACCATTGCCTCGAGagctggagagagaaagagactacCCGTTCTATGAGAGAGTGCGCCCTGCATACAGTCTTGAGCCAAGGGTGGGAGCTGGAGCAGGTGCTGCTCCTTTCAGAGAAGTGGATGAGATTTCACCCGAGGATGATCAGCGAGCTAACCGGACGCTTTTCTTGGGCAACCTAGACATCACTGTAACGGAGAGTGATCTAAGAAGGGCGTTTGATCGCTTTGGAGTCATCACAGAAGTAGATATCAAGAGGCCTTCTCGCGGCCAGACTAGTACTTACGGCTTTCTCAAATTTGAGAACTTAGATATGTCTCACCGGGCCAAATTAGCAATGTCCGGCAAAATTATAATTCGGAATCCTATCAAAATTGGTTATGGTAAAGCTACACCCACCACCCGCCTCTGGGTGGGAGGCCTGGGACCTTGGGTTCCTCTTGCTGCCCTGGCACGAGAATTTGATCGATTTGGCACCATACGCACCATAGACTACCGAAAAGGTGATAGTTGGGCATATATCCAGTATGAAAGCCTGGATGCAGCGCATGCTGCCTGGACCCATATGCGGGGCTTCCCACTTGGTGGCCCAGATCGACGCCTTAGAGTAGACTTTGCCGACACCGAACATCGTTACCAGCAGCAGtatctgcagcctctgcccttgACTCATTATGAGCTGGTGACAGATGCTTTTGGACATCGGGCACCTGACCCTTTGAGGGGTGCTCGGGATAGGACACCACCCTTACTATACAGAGATCGTGATAGGGACCTTTATCCTGACTCTGATTGggtgccacccccacccccagtccgAGAACGCAGCACTCGGACTGCAGCTACTTCTGTGCCTGCTTACGAGCCACTGGATAGCCTTGATCGCAGGCGGGATGGTTGGTCCTTGGACCGGGACAGAGGTGATCGAGATCTGCCCAGCAgcagagaccagcctaggaagcGAAGGCTGCCTGAGGAGAGTGGAGGACGTCATCTGGATAGGTCTCCTGAGAGTGACCGCCCACGAAAACGTCACTGCGCTCCTTCTCCTGACCGCAGTCCAGAATTGAGCAGTAGCCGGGATCGTTACAACAGCGACAATGATCGATCTTCCCGTCTTCTCTTGGAAAGGCCCTCTCCAATCAGAGACAGACGAGGTAGTTTGGAGAAGAGCCAGGGTGACAAGCGAGACCGTAAAAACTCTGCATCAGCTGAACGAGATAGGAAGCACCGAACAACTGCTCCCACTGAGGGAAAAAGCCCTCTGAAAAAAGAAGACCGCTCTGATGGGAGTGCACCTAGCACCAGCACTGCTTCCTGCAAGCTGAAGTCCCCGTCCCAGAAACAGGATGGGGGGACAGCCCCTGCGGCAGCAGCCTCTCCCAAACTCTGTTTGGCCTGGCAGGGCATGCTTCTACTGAAGAACAGCAACTTTCCTTCCAACATGCATCTGTTGCAGGGTGACCTCCAAGTGGCTAGTAGTCTTCTTGTGGAGGGTTCAACTGGAGGCAAAGTGGCCCAGCTCAAGATCACTCAGCGTCTCCGTTTGGATCAGCCCAAGTTGGATGAAGTAACTCGACGCATCAAAGTAGCAGGGCCCAATGGTTATGCCATTCTTCTGGCTGTGCCTGGAAGTTCTGACAGCcggtcctcctcttcctcagctgCATCAGACACTGCCACTTCTACTCAGAGGCCACTTAGGAACCTTGTGTCCTATTTAAAGCAAAAGCAGGCAGCCGGGGTGATCAGCCTCCCTGTGGGGGGCAACAAAGACAAGGAAAACACCGGGGTCCTTCATGCCTTCCCACCTTGTGAGTTCTCCCAGCAGTTCCTGGATTCCCCTGCCAAGGCACTGGCCAAATCTGAAGAAGATTACCTGGTCATGATCATTGTCCGTG CAAAACTGGTTGAACAGCGGATGAAGATATGGAATTCAAAGCTCTAA